A genome region from Pseudorca crassidens isolate mPseCra1 chromosome 20, mPseCra1.hap1, whole genome shotgun sequence includes the following:
- the TBCB gene encoding tubulin-folding cofactor B: MEVTGLSAPTVNIFISSSLNSFRSQKRYSRSLTIAEFKCKLQLVVGSPASCMELELYGPDDKFYSKLDQEDALLGSYPVDDGCRIHVIDHSGARLGEYEDMSKVEKYEISQEAYDQRQNSVRSFLKRNKLGRYSEEERAQQEAESSQRLTEEEAQASAIPVGSRCEVQAPGQPPRRGTVMYVGLTDFKPGYWIGVRYDEPLGKNDGSVNGKRYFECQAKYGAFVKPSVVTVGDFPEEDYGLDEM; encoded by the exons ATGGAGGTGACGGGGTTGTCGGCGCCTACAGTGAACATTTTCATCAGCAGCTCACTCAACAGTTTTCGCTCCCAGAAGCGGTACAGTCGCAGCCTCACCATAGCTGAGTTCAAG TGTAAACTACAGCTGGTTGTGGGCAGCCCTGCTTCTTGCATGGAATTGGAGCTGTATGGACCTGACGACAAGTTCTACAGCAAGCTGGATCAGGAGGATGCACTGCTGGGCTCTTACCCCGTAGATGACGGCTGTCGCATCCAT GTCATTGACCACAGCGGTGCCCGTCTTGGGGAGTATGAGGACATGTCCAAGGTGGAGAAATACGAGATCTCACAAGAAGCCTACGACCAGAGGCAAA ACTCAGTCCGCTCCTTCCTGAAGCGCAACAAGCTAGGTCGATACAGTGAAGAAGAGCGGGCACAGCAGGAGGCCGAGAGCTCCCAGCGCCTTACTGAGGAGGAGGCCCAGGCCAGTGCCATCCCCGTGGGCAGCCGCTGTGAGGTGCAGGCGCCTGGGCAGCCCCCTCGCCGGGGCACCGTCATGTATGTAG GACTTACAGATTTCAAGCCTGGCTACTGGATCGGTGTCCGCTATGATGAGCCGCTAGGGAAAAACGATGGCAG TGTGAATGGGAAACGCTACTTTGAATGCCAGGCCAAGTACGGCGCCTTCGTCAAGCCATCCGTTGTGACAGTGGGGGACTTCCCCGAGGAGGACTACGGTTTGGACGAGATGTGA
- the POLR2I gene encoding DNA-directed RNA polymerase II subunit RPB9, whose translation MEPDGTYEPGFVGIRFCQECNNMLYPKEDKENRILLYACRNCDYQQEADNSCIYVNKITHEVDELTQIIADVSQDPTLPRTEDHPCQKCGHKEAVFFQSHSARAEDAMRLYYVCTAPHCGHRWTE comes from the exons ATGGAACCCGATGGGACCTACGAGCCGGGCTTCGTGGGTATTCGATTCTGCCAGGAATG taACAACATGCTTTACCCCAAGGAGGACAAGGAGAACCGCATTCTGCTGTACGCG TGCCGGAATTGTGATTACCAGCAGGAAGCCGACAACAGCTGCATCTACGTCAACAAAATCACGCACGAAGTGGA CGAACTGACCCAGATCATCGCTGACGTGTCCCAGGACCCCACGTTGCCGCGGACCGAAGACCACCCTTGCCAAAA GTGCGGTCACAAGGAGGCGGTGTTCTTCCAGTCACACAGTGCCCGGGCCGAG GATGCCATGCGCTTGTATTACGTGTGCACAGCCCCACACTGCGGCCACCGCTGGACCGAGTGA
- the OVOL3 gene encoding LOW QUALITY PROTEIN: putative transcription factor ovo-like protein 3 (The sequence of the model RefSeq protein was modified relative to this genomic sequence to represent the inferred CDS: inserted 1 base in 1 codon), whose protein sequence is MPRAFLVRSWRPQPPNWGHLPDQLRGHAYVPDCSRLGGPLAHQSSGLRDSWAAPSQGTMTATPRGPGMPGCPLCPKXFPLQRMLTRHLKCHSPAHHHVCHYCGKGFHDAFDLKRHVRTHMGIRPFRCGACGKAFTQRCSLEVHLAKAHGQLASYAYRERREKLHVCEDCGFTSSRPDAYAQHRTLHHAA, encoded by the exons ATGCCCCGCGCCTTCCTGGTCAGGAGTTGGCGTCCACAGCCACCCAACTGGGGCCACCTGCCTGACCAGCTCCGGGGACATGCCTATGTCCCAG ACTGCAGCAGGCTGGGAGGGCCACTGGCACACCAGTCTTCTGGCCTCCGGGACTCTTGGGCAGCA CCCTCCCAGGGCACAATGACTGCCACTCCTAGGGGCCCTGGGATGCCTGGCTGCCCCCTCTGCCCCA GCTTCCCGTTGCAGCGGATGCTGACCCGGCACCTCAAgtgccacagccctgcccaccaccacGTGTGCCACTACTGTGGCAAGGGCTTTCACGACGCCTTTGACCTCAAGCGGCACGTGAGGACTCACATGG GGATCCGGCCATTCCGCTGCGGAGCTTGCGGGAAAGCATTCACGCAGCGCTGCTCACTTGAAGTGCATCTTGCCAAGGCACACGGACAGCTGGCCAGCTACGCTTATCGTGAGCGCCGTGAGAAGTTACATGTGTGTGAGGACTGCGGCTTCACCAGCTCGAGGCCTGACGCCTACGCGCAGCACCGCACCCTGCACCACGCTGCTTGA